In Candidatus Neomarinimicrobiota bacterium, the DNA window GATCCCGGCAAAACGGCCGACCTGATCGTACGGGGTGCTGACGAGCTCACGCGCATTCTGCACCGGGAGCTGGCCCACCTGCAGCGCCTGGCTAAAGTCGGCGCTATGACTGCCGGTGCGGAAATCGCTAAACCGCCCCATGCCGCCACCGCCGTGGTGGATGCGCTGGAACTGTTCCTCCCCCTGGAGGGCCTCATTGACCTGGATGTTGAGCGGGAGCGGCTGCTGAAGCGCATCCGGGAGATGGAAGGACGCCTGGCGGCGGTCCAAAAGAAGCTCGACAATCCAAATTTTCTCCAGCGGGCTCCCGCAGAAGTGGTGACCCACGAACGGGAGAAACAATCCGCCTACCGTGACCAACTCCAGAAGCTGAAGGGAAATTATCAGGCCCTGGCCTGATATCGCCAGCCACACTAAATAATTATATCATTTATAAACATGATTTTTTACTGCATTTTCCTGTCCGGCGGGCTAAATTTATCCTAACAGCACAAGGTGGCAGGAAATGCGTAACATAACCTTCGGCGAGCGGTTGGCCTTCCATCGTGAAAAGGCCGGTCTGACCCAGAAAGAACTGGCCTCCCGGCTGGGCATCCAGTACCAGCAAGTCAGCGCCTACGAGCGGGACCTCACCTATCCCCGCAAGGGCCGCCTGATCCAGATCTGCGAGATTCTGAGTGCCCCCTATTCCGAGCTGGCCGAGGCTAAGTTTCGTACCCAGAACCCGGGCCTTCCCGAAGAAGCCTTCCCTTATGAGAACCGGCGCCGGCTGCCGCCGATACCCATCATCGGTCTGGCCGCGGCGGGGCAGGGCCTCTTTCCCAATACGGAAGGTACCGCCACGGCCGCTGATGACTACCTGGAACGCCACGATGACCTGAAAGACGAGCTGGTCTACGGTGTACGGGTATTCGGTGATTCCATGACGCCGGTGGTCAAGCCGGGGTCTATAGTTATTGCCTCACTGGAGGCCAGCTGCCAGAACGGCGACCTGGCCGTGGTGGTCACCCAGGATGGCGAGGCCATGATCAAACTGGTCTATTATAAAGGTGAAGAGCTCCTCCTACGCTCCACCAACCCGGCCTTCCCCGAGCGGCGCATCGCCCGCAGCGATATCCTGCACCTGCACCCGGTGGTCTACATCCGCATGGGCCGGGTGTAGGGCTAGAAGCTGTACTTCATTGCCATGTAGCAGTGACTGAAGACATCGCCGATGGTGTGCAGGCGGCTTTCCGCCGCGCCGTTGAGATAGGTTAAGCCCAGTTCCAGGTCAAAGGCCTCCTCCAGGGTCGCCGTAAGCTTCCCCCCCACCATGTAGCCTTTGTGATCCAGTTCATACAGGACCTGCCCCTGGAGGCTGTAGCGGCCGTCAGCGAAATCGCAGGAGGCGGTCGCCAGGACAGCGTTCTGGGCGATGGCGGCAAAGGGCATGCCCATCGTTGCGGGGATATTGTCCTGCTCATTCTCCTCTTCACTTATCATCTGCCGGGTGGATATATCCTGAGCACTGTCCCCGTCAATTTTGGTGATATACGTTCCCAGATACTGCACGACCAGATTGGAGTTATCGTCGGCCCGATCCAGTTGGAGGACGTACTGGATATAGGGATTGCGAATGAAGGGATCGTCCCCGTCTTCATCTTCCGTCAGGAAATAGGCCCCCTCCGATCTGAGGGCCCAGTCCCCCAGGAAGGTGACGATATCACCGCCGAAAGCCTGGGTGCGGTGATAACCGAGGCCGGTGAAGACGTACTGCTGCATCAACTCATGATAGCTGAAGAAGGGGGAAAACATCCGGTCGAAGCCGATGAAGTAGCTCACGGAAATGTCCATCAGGCTCAGCGGAAGCAACATCCGCAGGCCGAACTCGGTATTTTCCAGCTCCCGTGCGGGCAGCTGTTCGAGGCTCTTATCAAATCGGAATGGGGTCTCACCTAAAATGGGAAAATCCGGTTCGTTGAGGGGAAGTCGGTTGGGCCGGAACACCGGCGTAGCGATGGCCGCCACGTTGATATGTCCCAGGTAGAGGTTGGCTGAAGCGGCCAGATTGCCCAGTTTGCGGTCGGTGCCGGGCAGGAAGAGATAAAAGAAATCGTAGGGGCTCACGTTGTCGGTGGGGTTGTTGCCGTCGGCGGCACCCCAGGCGGTGATCTGCTTGCCGATCCGGAAGTCGCCCAGGTTGGTGGACAGCTCCGCGTAGGCTTCCCGCAGGTCCAGGCTGGCGGTGTCAGCGCCCAGGCGGTACTCCAGGGCGGTGCTGAAGAAGAGGCTCACGTTCCGGCCCTGGCGCTGCCCCTCCAGTGAGATAAAGCGGTGGGGTAGGGAGAGGTACTTCTCCTTGAAGGTGAGCCGCGCCAGAGGGTAAACCTCCCCGTGGAACTCGATCTGGGCCGAGACCACGGTGGCCGCCGCCAGCCATACCGTTATCAGGGCAGCCGACCATTGACTTCCCTTCATGGCAGCCTCTGCAGGTTGCGCTCGTGAAACAGGTCGTCGCCCACGCCGGTGTCCAGCTCCACATTATCGAAAAGCAGCTCGGTGCTGTGCTCTTTCTGGAGGTTTCGCACGAACATCCTCACCGGGATGCTATACTCCTTGACTGCTTCTACTTCCAGGATGCGCACCTTAAGCAGGTTGCCGGCCCGGTCATAGTACTCCTCCTTTAAGGGCATAACGTCCGACTGGCGCACCCAGGAGATAATTCTGCTATAAGATGAACGCAGCTCAGGAATAGGGATGCTTTCCAGAACCCAGACCTGGTCACCGTCAAGACTCTCCTCTCCCTTAAGCTCATAGGTGTACTCGTCCAGGTTCCGGGTGGTCATGTCTTCGTAGCTCAGGTCGGAGCCCATGAAGCTCTCACCCTTCTTGCTGGACGAAATGCGGCGCATCTTCTTGAAACTGGGCAGCCACATGCGCATCTCATCCTCCCGGTCTTCATACTCGATTTTCAGGAAGGCTACCCCTCGGTCGTCTGCCGGGGCCAGGAACCAGATGATCTGTTTGTCCTCACCCTTCCTCACCGAGTGAACAGTGAGTGTCCGCTGGCTGCCGGTACGGGCGGTGAGGATCATGGTCATATCGGCAACCATATCTTCGGGCTGCTTCCGCTCGTCTATCATTTTGGCGATGTCGTACCCCGTTTGCGCTACCAGGGTGCTGGTGAACAGGAGGGCTAGCAGCAGTAGCGCTGTGATTCGCGGTCTGGTCATGAGTGTACTCCTTTCACGATTCGGTGGCCGGGGATGATATTAAGCCGTTACTCTATCCCGCATTAGATGAATGATGGTTGCCAGCATGGTCAGTGTCCCTAGGGCGCATGAGACCATCGAAATGATTATCAGACCGCCGGCATAAATCATGGGGACGAAATTGGAAAAAAGCAGGGCTGCAAAACCAACCGATACCGCAGCTACGTTCAGCAGGATCGGATAGCCTACGTCATCGATAGCCGTTTGGCCTACCTGGTCGCGCGGAATACCACGCCTGAGAAAATGCTTGTACTGGGCGATGAAGTGTACCGCAAAGTCAACCCCGACGCCAATGATAATGGCCGAAAGAAGGGCGGTAACATGGCTCAACTCGATGCCGAACCATCCCATGATTCCAAAGTTAAGCAAAATGGCCGAGCTGAGCGGAATGACGGCCAGGATCCCCCACTGAAAGGTCTTGAAAAAAATCCAGGAGATGATAACAACCAGCACCAGCGATAACAACAGCGAACGCAGCGAGCTGCTAATCAGCAGGTAGGTGAAATCGCGCAGGAAGACTGGAAGACCGGAAACCCGGACATCCATGTCGGCCAGATCGCCGCTTTCGATCCGATCCTCCAGGCGTCCTACCAATCCCAACATTTCTCTGGTAGAAACGGTTTTCAGGCTGGAATTGATCAGGGCGTTGCGGTAGTCGTAGTCCACCAGGGCATTGAAGTCGTCGGGATCACCGGACATGCTATAAAGGGTCAATAAATTGGCCACCTTTGCCCGGGTATCGGGAATGTACTCATATTCCACGCTGTCGTCCATCACCACCCGGTGAAGCTTGGCGATCATGTTGGCAATGGAATAGGTTAGGCCGATAGGCTCTTCTTCTTCCAGCTGTTGCTGCAGGGCTTCCAGCCTGCGGAGAGTTGCCGGCTCCTTCATGTCTCCTCGGACCTGGATGGCCAGGTTGGACGAGCCATAGAACTTATCATCCAGAAATGCCATGTTTTCCCGGATGACCGAGCCCGGCTTGAAGAATTTGACCACATTCATCTCCACTCGCAGCTGGGTGATCCCAATGATGGAAAAGATCAGCACGACCACCGTTCCGGAGAGGATAATGACGGGGTGGCGCAGGACGTATTTCCCGGTGGCGTGGATGATTTTCTCGAAGATTCCGGGAGTGGTCAGGGCGCGCCCGGTCAGGTTCCATTTCTTGAGCACCATCACACTGGGCAGAAAGGTCACCGACAGGTACCAGGCCCAGGCAATGCCGAAAGAGACGGTAATACCGTATCCGACTATCGTGGTGAGGGGGGCGGTTGTGAGCGTGATGAAACCGGCCATGGTGGTGATGGAGGTCAGGAAAACCGGCAGCATCAGCACGTCCATGGTGGCGGCAATAGATGATTTAACCTCGCGCCGTTCGCGGACTTCGCGGAAAAAGCGCGTCAGAATGTGCACCCCGTCGGCGGTGGCTATGGTCAGCAGGATCACCGGCATGTTGGTGTTCAACAGGGTGAAATTGAAGTGCTCACTACTGAGGAGTTGGTACATCCAACCGAAAAAACCGACCATGGTGAAGGCCGAGAGCACAATGACCACCAGCACCATGAGCAGGGCGGTCAGGCTGCGCAGATTCAGGAGCAGCACCAGGGCCAGGAGGATCAGGCCGATGCGCATGAGGCCGATCACGTCCTGGCGCACCAGCTTGGTGATAATGCCACGCACGTAAGGCAGCCCGCCGATCTGGACCTCGTATCCCTGCAAGAGAGCATCGGTAACGGCCTCAACCTCGGCAGCGAGCTCTTTATCCGATACACCGGAAACAGGTAAAATCATAATCCGGGTGTAGTCTCCATCCCGGGAGACCATGGTGCGGCGAAGGTCGGGGTTGCGGTCCAGGTAGCCTTTTACCGCGGCGATTTCCTCAGGGGTCAGGTCACGGGCGGGCATCAGCTCGTCCACTTCCATAAACCCGTCCACACTTTCGATCTTGTCCATACTGGCCAGCCCGCGTACCTCATCGACAAGTAGCAAATCTTCTAATGCCCGGCTGACGTCCCAGATCTTCGCCAGGGCTTCCTGAGTATAAATAGATTGACCTTCTCGGCCGATACCGACCAGGATAGGTTCGATCGATCCGAATTGGTCTTCGATCTCTCTCCAGATCACCCTGGAGGGGATATCCTGGGGTAGCATTTTCATGACGTCGTCTTCAATGTGCAGAAAGCGCACGCCGGAGCCGATTATCACGCTCAGCAGCAATGCCAGGGTAATAGACTGGCCAGGGTGTTCAAGCGTCCATTGTATAAACCTCTTTTTCGTTATCACTTAGCTAACCTTTCACATACCAATCATTACGCGGTCACTTTAAAACGCATGAGGTGTACGATAGTCGCCAGTAGGGTGAGGGTGCCCACGGCGCAGGAAACCATGGAGATGATCACCAGGCCGCCCATGTAGTTCAGGGGGACAAATTCGGAGAACAGTAGGGCCGTAAAGCCCACGGAGACGGCGGCTACATTAAGCAGGATGGGGTAACCCACGTCATTGATGGTTACCTGGCTCACTTCATCCCGGCTGACACCGCTTTTCAGGAAGTTCCGGTACTGAGCGATAAAGTGCACGGCGAAGTCAACTCCCACACCGATGATAATGGCGGTAAACAGAGCGGTTACGTGGCTTAACTCAATGCCCAGCCACCCCATCAGGCCGAAGTTCAGGGCGATGGCCGATGACAGCGGAATTACCGCCAGTAATCCCCACCGCAGGGACTTGAAGAAAATCCCGGCCAGAATGATAACCAGAATCATCGACAAACCTATGGAGCGCAGGGAACTGACGATTAATACCTGCATGAAATCCCGCATGAAGACCGGAAAGCCCGACAGGCTGATCTTCAGAGCCGGTGAGTTGTGAGTAGTAACATAATCGTGGATGCGATCCACCATGGCAATG includes these proteins:
- a CDS encoding helix-turn-helix domain-containing protein; translated protein: MRNITFGERLAFHREKAGLTQKELASRLGIQYQQVSAYERDLTYPRKGRLIQICEILSAPYSELAEAKFRTQNPGLPEEAFPYENRRRLPPIPIIGLAAAGQGLFPNTEGTATAADDYLERHDDLKDELVYGVRVFGDSMTPVVKPGSIVIASLEASCQNGDLAVVVTQDGEAMIKLVYYKGEELLLRSTNPAFPERRIARSDILHLHPVVYIRMGRV
- a CDS encoding outer membrane lipoprotein-sorting protein, with protein sequence MTRPRITALLLLALLFTSTLVAQTGYDIAKMIDERKQPEDMVADMTMILTARTGSQRTLTVHSVRKGEDKQIIWFLAPADDRGVAFLKIEYEDREDEMRMWLPSFKKMRRISSSKKGESFMGSDLSYEDMTTRNLDEYTYELKGEESLDGDQVWVLESIPIPELRSSYSRIISWVRQSDVMPLKEEYYDRAGNLLKVRILEVEAVKEYSIPVRMFVRNLQKEHSTELLFDNVELDTGVGDDLFHERNLQRLP
- a CDS encoding RND family transporter codes for the protein MITKKRFIQWTLEHPGQSITLALLLSVIIGSGVRFLHIEDDVMKMLPQDIPSRVIWREIEDQFGSIEPILVGIGREGQSIYTQEALAKIWDVSRALEDLLLVDEVRGLASMDKIESVDGFMEVDELMPARDLTPEEIAAVKGYLDRNPDLRRTMVSRDGDYTRIMILPVSGVSDKELAAEVEAVTDALLQGYEVQIGGLPYVRGIITKLVRQDVIGLMRIGLILLALVLLLNLRSLTALLMVLVVIVLSAFTMVGFFGWMYQLLSSEHFNFTLLNTNMPVILLTIATADGVHILTRFFREVRERREVKSSIAATMDVLMLPVFLTSITTMAGFITLTTAPLTTIVGYGITVSFGIAWAWYLSVTFLPSVMVLKKWNLTGRALTTPGIFEKIIHATGKYVLRHPVIILSGTVVVLIFSIIGITQLRVEMNVVKFFKPGSVIRENMAFLDDKFYGSSNLAIQVRGDMKEPATLRRLEALQQQLEEEEPIGLTYSIANMIAKLHRVVMDDSVEYEYIPDTRAKVANLLTLYSMSGDPDDFNALVDYDYRNALINSSLKTVSTREMLGLVGRLEDRIESGDLADMDVRVSGLPVFLRDFTYLLISSSLRSLLLSLVLVVIISWIFFKTFQWGILAVIPLSSAILLNFGIMGWFGIELSHVTALLSAIIIGVGVDFAVHFIAQYKHFLRRGIPRDQVGQTAIDDVGYPILLNVAAVSVGFAALLFSNFVPMIYAGGLIIISMVSCALGTLTMLATIIHLMRDRVTA